In the Ptychodera flava strain L36383 chromosome 1, AS_Pfla_20210202, whole genome shotgun sequence genome, ACTTGTATATTTGCATAACATAGACAATAGTTAtgcaaatacgcacagcctggtgtGAACGTAaatgacaatgccatacccacgAGTGATATGGTCCCAGCCATAAAATGTtatgaaagcgccaagcttggcgcttttttccaCTCATTCATTACTTTTCTCCGTTTTTGCAAAAAGCGCGCGAGTAAGAAATGGCGACAATTGCTTTTCCGGAATAAGCGACACAAAAGGTAGCACGTTTTtaaaatcagccttggtgaacttcccctttaacatgggaatggcggccattttgaatctcgaaTATCGGTGGCCGTAAATGTACGGTAATTTTTTGCAGTACTAAATCCTGCACGGCGACCACACAGTTGTATTTTAGATTAtacaagagaatggttgaaagtttcatggaggaaagcttgagcaacaGTTTTCACTCAGTCGCGCATGCGACCTTAACTGGGAAAATGTAGTGCCACCGTCCACGTTTCACATCCATCGtggaatattttaaatattccaCATTTTGAATATTCCATATTTTGAGCATTGCATCTGAGAGATGATCACTGCTGATGGCAAAGAAAACACGGACATCGCACAAAATAACAACATTTTCGGCGGCAAAATTTATTTCTGATACCGGGCGTACAttttacgcttttgaaaataaacgtGACCGTTATCTTCTACAAGTCACTACAATTAGTCGACATGAGGTCAAACTTGTCATACACAGAAATGATTGTCAGTGCACAGGTTTagatacagtggaatttgatcgagtgtccgttttgccttgcagagatcgacaagtctacatgttgcctcatcattagaaaagtaaacatttgcaacaaattgagtctttgatgttagattatacagcgcgcgcggcgaacgtttcccatacactgtctagtctacaatcatgacagtcgtttcagcatgccactcatgcacaacaagcttgacgccacactatagctatagcacatcatcaaagttttctttcagctaattttgtgtactttgatttgggaaatacaaCTCAGATAAAACTCATTGGCATATTTTTCTCGAACAatcctcaacatcaaccggactgacgCTGGGCGTGTATGATGTCGTccgggaaattaagtgccaaaatacagtgaattatttcagaaacactgggtgtgttattcaatggcgcaaaatgtaccgtgttgattgaattgcacttgcatgtgcaaaatcaacacttttcttcaagtctatttgtagctcagagaagtatcaattgagaaaatttcattttaagctgagacaaaagagaaaacgggattaaagtttcatgcaggagtgtttagcattttctgcttgacaatattcagtgttgtatcgtgtcaaacttgttgatagagtagactgcactggcaatgctacagactgcatgctgaaggaactgttgtcgtgattgctgacatcgagaggagaagaaaagttttttttaaagaattacttgtttcttcataatttTCTTCCCAATTTAAAAGTAACCACCTAAAAGGAAACTGGTTatgtgcatgtagtgcagtgttaagcttgttgtgagtgacatgctgaaacgactgcagtgatcgtgacgagactgtgtatgggaaacgtttgccgcgcgctgtaatctaacaccaaccaaagacgaagactgaatttgttgcaaatgtttacttttctaatgataagcaacatgtagacttgtcgagctctgcaaggcaaaacggacactcgatcaaattccactgtatttCCAAGGGAAAGGAAATGTCTGATAGTGAGTCAACATGCCCTTGCAGTTCAGTGGAATACAAATCCTGACTTATACATTTACTGTGCAAAAACTTTCACGCACATGTTTCCCGTGTCAACTACAACGACTTTAGCGAATGGTTCGTCCTCTGTTACACAGATACCTTGAGGATTTCCCAGACTCCCATCATCTACACGACAGAGGAATTTACCTCCAGGTTCGTACTTGACAACTCTGTCATTACCGCTATCCGAGACGTAGATGCAGCCGTGTTTATCCACGGCCACGGCACGGGGATCCAATAGCTGACCCGCTCGTCTTCCTTTGGCGCCAAATGCATACAGGAAGTTACCGTCTCCGTCGAACACTTGCATTCTATGGTTGCCGCTATCTGGTGCATACACATTGCCTTCGCTGTCAGTGCAGATAAGCCCTGGACTAGAAAACTCGCCCCGTTTGGTTCCAGCCTGACCAAACGATTTGACCACTTTTCCATCTCGGTCATAGATAAATATTCTGTTTGAAGACCTGTCTGTGACGTACACTCTGCCGTTAACAGGACTTACAGCAATACCACAATAGGATCTGTCTATCGTGCCAAAACGCTTGATCACTTTACCTTCCTCGCTAAAGACTATCACTTGCTTGCCACTGTTGTCTGCGCAAAAAATGTTACCATTCGCTGTCACTGCCGCATCGTATAGTCCCGGTTTTCTTGACAATTTTCCATACGTTATTGTATTGAGAAATTTCCCTTCCATGCTGAAAGGTAGGAGTCCTCTACAGCCGTGATGGCAGGCCAAGACGTCTCCCGTTCTAGTGAGTGTAACGCCGTACGTGTAGGGTAACTGGCCCTCCCCCGGTATCGTGCACACCAACCCTTTCTTCCGAATAACTTGTATCCTAAATGGTGAACCCTTCACTTGTTTCTGATTGACATATATTGAGAGTGCGTGTTGGCCCAGAATTTTGGCGCGGGTTCTCACAGACAGTTTGCCGTTCTCATTATTGACTACTGTCATTTTCTCTTGGACATTGCCGGGTGACGTTACAACAGCATCGACTTGTTTGATTTTCTCAttgcatttaatttgtgacGTTTCGTGAAGCGCCTCTAAAGTAAGAGAGATTTCTTCATTAATTCTTACGAAGTTTGGTATGTCGACCAATCTGTATACGGTTCTGGTTGTCTCCAGCATGCCTAATTTCTTCTCCTTGCAGAAATCGCCATACGGTAGAAACATCATGTAATCATTTTCGACTGGTTCGACAACCGTCTTCAATGTCAGCAATTCTCTGCCTTTGGTGTCAAGTCCCTTCTTTGCTGTCATCAACTGCGCGGCGTTCCCATAACGCACCAGATTCTCGGCGTATTCACTCGCGGTGACGACATCATCTTCAATGATTTCTAGTTCTTTAATCTGAGAATTCAGGTGTACTTTTCTCTTGTCGTATTCATCTTTGATTTCAGCCAGACGTTTATCGCCATCTTCCTGAATCAGACGTGTTACATCTTCGATAGTCTGTCGGATGTGTTCTTTCAGTTTTTCTGTTTCTCTTGTGAAGGTCTCATCGAGAGATTTTGACACAATTGTTGCAGTCCCTTTGCTGTCCTTGGCTTGATTTCctttcattttcactttgtcGACGGAGGCTGTTAAAACGTTGGTATATTCTGCAGCAGCCTCTGTAATGCATCGGTAATGGTGCTCCGGTTTCGAATGGGCAAGAGCAGTGCACTTCACACATATCGCCTTTTCACAACTGTCGCAGTAGAACTCTATTTCGTACTTCGGGTGCTCACAACAGTGAAGAGGTGCTTGTACGGAAGCGGGATCAACGGACTTTGCAGAAACATAGTCGTCCATCATTAGCATACGATGAGTTCGCGTCGCTGGAATTCGTTGGTGGGTAGTCGCACAACTTTCACAGATATCCATCGAACACTCGATGCAGTGTTTAACTGGGTCCCCTTGCAGACATATCCCGCAATTTTCTGATTCTGTCAAGACGTTCTTTGAAAAGAATTCAACCAAATTGTTCAAGAAGACGTTATTGTCAATGCCAGACACGCCATTGTCAGGTACCtcgttagacttggttcaagtcggtgaatttaaaaaaaataaaaccatttataatagtttctcttgtgtctctccgatttcgtacaaacctatccggaatttggcagctcacgccaggttttcccagcgattgaatgcgtcacgtttgagtctgcgcagtactgagttagtttctgccggattcaccgacttggacttcttgcaaagtacaggcggtgagacggactgtgtacacagtgacgtagagctaatacaaaatgattgactgcccccgccgttattctggccaataagaagaacgcatgctaataaacctctgcatgtattaaaaagtttgttgtcatccaCGCGTGGTTGTacatctccgtgcaaagctagacatcgagtacgttttatatctgggcgaataatggcatcaagttcgtacatcaactgcgttttacaactgatcggtcgaccatcgctaatcatgcgaggTTACCagagaaagcttgttgagagttacattgagggaaaagatgagttcgtctgcgcaccaaccggcagcgga is a window encoding:
- the LOC139134172 gene encoding tripartite motif-containing protein 2-like translates to MAVKESTLTFPKEIGDSFLLCGICTERYKNAKVLPCLHSFCGPCLGKLAADCYAITCPICRRLHEVPDNGVSGIDNNVFLNNLVEFFSKNVLTESENCGICLQGDPVKHCIECSMDICESCATTHQRIPATRTHRMLMMDDYVSAKSVDPASVQAPLHCCEHPKYEIEFYCDSCEKAICVKCTALAHSKPEHHYRCITEAAAEYTNVLTASVDKVKMKGNQAKDSKGTATIVSKSLDETFTRETEKLKEHIRQTIEDVTRLIQEDGDKRLAEIKDEYDKRKVHLNSQIKELEIIEDDVVTASEYAENLVRYGNAAQLMTAKKGLDTKGRELLTLKTVVEPVENDYMMFLPYGDFCKEKKLGMLETTRTVYRLVDIPNFVRINEEISLTLEALHETSQIKCNEKIKQVDAVVTSPGNVQEKMTVVNNENGKLSVRTRAKILGQHALSIYVNQKQVKGSPFRIQVIRKKGLVCTIPGEGQLPYTYGVTLTRTGDVLACHHGCRGLLPFSMEGKFLNTITYGKLSRKPGLYDAAVTANGNIFCADNSGKQVIVFSEEGKVIKRFGTIDRSYCGIAVSPVNGRVYVTDRSSNRIFIYDRDGKVVKSFGQAGTKRGEFSSPGLICTDSEGNVYAPDSGNHRMQVFDGDGNFLYAFGAKGRRAGQLLDPRAVAVDKHGCIYVSDSGNDRVVKYEPGGKFLCRVDDGSLGNPQGICVTEDEPFAKVVVVDTGNMCVKVFAQ